One genomic region from Blastococcus sp. Marseille-P5729 encodes:
- a CDS encoding amidase, with translation MAPYELSVVDAAALIESKQLSPVELVESVLARIDQLEDKVGAFATVTAEDAMDAARRAEQEIASGNYRGPLHGITVGVKDLVETAGVPTTSSSRTRLDYIPDEDAAIVRRLAEAGAIMVGKTHTHEFAFGVITPTTRNPWNLDHIPGGSSGGSGAALAAGMCHIAIGTDTGGSIRIPSSVNGVVGLKATYGRVSRTGIASLSWALDHVGPMARTVADTAAMLQAVAGYDRTDPATVDVPVADYDDALGRGVQGLTIGVPTNYFTDGVDPDVDAAVRAGVERLAGLGAQIREVEIPHAAAYMPCEYAIFCSEASAYHQERLREKGGDIEPDVRVLLEAGELIYATDYIKALRVRSLLQQGWRDMFAEGIDLVAAPTLPQPPAKVGQEAFESTGEPVINAYVRTSAPGNLTGLPALSVPCGFTGSGLPVGMQLIGRPFDEPTVLAAGAAHEAAYERAGEMPRIG, from the coding sequence ATGGCCCCGTACGAACTGTCGGTCGTCGACGCGGCCGCGCTCATCGAGTCAAAGCAGCTGTCACCGGTCGAGCTGGTCGAGTCGGTGCTCGCCCGCATCGACCAGCTCGAGGACAAGGTCGGCGCGTTCGCCACGGTGACCGCCGAGGATGCGATGGACGCCGCTCGCCGCGCCGAGCAGGAGATCGCCTCCGGCAACTACCGCGGGCCATTGCACGGAATCACCGTCGGCGTGAAGGATCTGGTCGAGACCGCTGGCGTCCCGACCACCTCCAGCTCGCGCACCCGGCTGGACTACATACCGGACGAGGACGCCGCGATCGTCCGCCGGCTGGCCGAGGCCGGGGCCATCATGGTCGGCAAGACCCACACGCACGAGTTCGCCTTCGGCGTCATCACGCCGACGACACGCAACCCCTGGAACCTCGACCACATCCCGGGGGGCTCCAGCGGCGGCTCGGGGGCCGCGCTCGCCGCCGGGATGTGCCACATCGCGATCGGCACCGACACCGGGGGCTCGATCCGCATCCCCTCGTCGGTCAATGGGGTCGTCGGGCTGAAGGCCACCTATGGACGCGTGTCGCGTACCGGAATCGCATCCCTGAGCTGGGCGCTGGACCACGTGGGCCCGATGGCCCGCACCGTCGCGGACACGGCTGCGATGCTGCAGGCGGTCGCCGGCTACGACCGGACCGACCCGGCGACGGTCGACGTACCGGTCGCGGACTATGACGACGCGCTGGGCCGCGGCGTCCAAGGCCTGACCATCGGCGTGCCGACGAACTACTTCACCGACGGGGTCGACCCGGATGTCGATGCAGCCGTGCGGGCGGGTGTGGAGCGGCTGGCCGGTCTCGGTGCCCAGATCCGCGAGGTGGAGATCCCGCACGCAGCGGCGTACATGCCGTGCGAGTACGCCATCTTCTGCTCCGAGGCCAGCGCCTATCACCAGGAGCGACTGCGCGAGAAGGGCGGTGACATCGAGCCCGACGTGCGGGTGCTGCTCGAGGCCGGTGAGCTCATCTACGCCACCGACTACATCAAGGCCCTGCGCGTGAGAAGCCTGCTGCAGCAGGGCTGGCGGGACATGTTCGCCGAGGGGATCGACCTCGTGGCGGCGCCGACCCTCCCCCAGCCGCCGGCGAAGGTCGGCCAGGAGGCCTTCGAGAGCACCGGCGAGCCGGTCATCAACGCCTATGTGCGGACCAGCGCGCCCGGAAATCTCACCGGGCTGCCCGCACTGTCGGTCCCGTGCGGGTTCACCGGCAGCGGGCTGCCGGTCGGGATGCAGCTGATCGGGCGGCCCTTCGACGAGCCCACGGTCCTGGCAGCCGGAGCCGCCCACGAGGCAGCGTACGAGCGCGCTGGGGAGATGCCCCGGATCGGATGA
- a CDS encoding glycosyltransferase gives MTSAPLRIGYVSLHTSPTDLPGSGDAGGMNVVELNQALALGRRGHSVDLITRRADAALPAFSQIGPGVTLRLLDAGPAEPMAKSAQEAVIDDFGRELAGLEPYDVIVSQHWMSGMAALPVARTWSVPHVQSYHSIAASVGAALEEGEPPESAGREAGERRLAAESEAIVAISGAEAATVIDRLHADPTKVHVVPPGVDRTVFTPTRNRRDPRYIAYAARLQPLKAPDLAIRALAEVTPAVRPELWIAGDTSRDFTAYRAELDELVRELGLADLVRFVGSFDRPGLARFFQEATLTVVPSFSETFGLVALESAACGTPVIATATGGLMESVSDGESGVLMRDRDPRAWGTQIEALLTDPERYDELVSGAVRHATRFDWDDSAAGVESVLTALVTGR, from the coding sequence GTGACTTCCGCACCGCTGCGCATCGGCTACGTGTCGCTGCATACCTCGCCGACCGATCTGCCGGGCAGCGGCGACGCCGGCGGCATGAACGTCGTCGAGCTCAACCAGGCGCTCGCCCTCGGGCGCCGGGGTCATTCGGTCGACCTGATCACTCGCCGGGCCGATGCCGCGCTCCCGGCGTTTTCGCAGATCGGCCCCGGGGTCACGCTGCGGCTGCTGGATGCCGGCCCGGCCGAGCCGATGGCCAAGAGCGCGCAGGAAGCCGTGATCGACGACTTCGGTCGCGAGCTGGCCGGCCTCGAACCGTACGACGTGATCGTCTCCCAGCACTGGATGTCCGGCATGGCGGCGCTCCCGGTCGCGCGCACCTGGTCGGTCCCGCACGTGCAGAGCTATCACTCGATCGCGGCGTCGGTCGGTGCAGCCCTCGAAGAGGGAGAGCCGCCGGAATCGGCCGGACGCGAGGCCGGAGAGCGACGGCTTGCGGCCGAATCGGAGGCGATTGTCGCGATCAGCGGGGCGGAGGCCGCGACCGTGATCGACCGGCTCCACGCAGACCCCACCAAGGTGCACGTCGTCCCGCCAGGAGTGGACCGCACGGTCTTCACTCCGACCAGGAATCGTCGCGATCCCAGATATATAGCCTATGCGGCTCGCCTGCAGCCACTCAAGGCGCCCGACCTCGCCATCCGAGCGCTCGCCGAGGTGACGCCCGCCGTACGCCCGGAACTGTGGATCGCGGGTGACACCTCCCGTGACTTCACCGCCTACCGTGCCGAGCTCGACGAGCTGGTCCGGGAGCTCGGGCTGGCTGACCTGGTCCGGTTCGTCGGCTCCTTCGACCGGCCCGGCCTGGCCCGCTTCTTCCAGGAAGCAACCCTCACGGTGGTCCCCTCCTTCTCAGAGACCTTCGGCCTGGTCGCACTCGAGTCCGCGGCGTGCGGTACGCCGGTGATCGCCACGGCAACCGGCGGCCTCATGGAGTCGGTCTCCGACGGCGAATCCGGGGTGCTCATGCGTGACCGCGACCCGCGTGCGTGGGGGACGCAGATCGAGGCACTGCTGACCGATCCCGAGCGCTACGACGAGCTCGTGTCCGGGGCGGTGCGGCACGCCACCCGCTTCGACTGGGATGACTCGGCCGCGGGCGTCGAGTCGGTCCTCACCGCGCTGGTGACGGGCCGATGA
- a CDS encoding PIG-L deacetylase family protein, which translates to MTTSPGRFPYGRVLLIHAHPDDETLATGVLIADLTARGAAAGVVTATRGEQGEIVDGALARPVSGEQLSRVREDELREALDSLGVRWHAYLGTRPARAAGLADRAYADSGMRWIRPGLAGPAGDVGPDALTRAPLEEVTGDIAAAISAYRPDAVVTYDVDGGYGHPDHVLCHHATVRACQELDVALWFTTSDPAEHHVAVEGAQHLDIVKRALRSHRTQLTVVGEDVVHSGGQREPILTRVLLRRG; encoded by the coding sequence ATGACCACCAGCCCCGGCCGCTTCCCTTACGGGCGAGTGCTGCTGATCCACGCCCACCCGGACGACGAGACACTCGCCACCGGAGTGCTCATCGCGGACCTGACCGCGCGCGGAGCAGCCGCCGGCGTGGTCACGGCCACCCGCGGCGAGCAGGGGGAGATCGTCGACGGAGCGCTCGCCCGGCCGGTGTCCGGCGAGCAGCTGAGCAGGGTGCGTGAGGACGAGCTGCGCGAAGCCCTGGACTCGCTCGGCGTGCGATGGCACGCCTACCTGGGCACCCGGCCCGCCCGCGCCGCCGGGCTGGCTGATCGCGCATACGCGGACTCAGGCATGCGATGGATCCGGCCCGGTCTGGCCGGTCCGGCGGGGGACGTCGGACCGGACGCGCTCACCCGGGCTCCGCTGGAGGAGGTGACCGGGGACATCGCTGCCGCGATCTCGGCCTACCGGCCCGACGCGGTCGTGACCTACGACGTCGACGGCGGATACGGCCACCCCGACCACGTGCTCTGCCACCACGCCACCGTGCGGGCCTGCCAGGAGCTGGACGTCGCGCTGTGGTTCACGACGTCCGACCCCGCCGAGCACCATGTCGCGGTCGAGGGCGCCCAGCACCTCGACATCGTCAAGCGCGCATTGCGCAGCCACCGCACGCAGTTGACCGTGGTCGGCGAGGACGTCGTGCACAGCGGCGGGCAGCGCGAGCCGATCCTGACCCGGGTGCTGCTGCGTCGCGGGTGA
- a CDS encoding 3-oxoacid CoA-transferase subunit B — MSTQTGWSRDQIARRIAADIPDGAYVNLGIGMPTKVADVLPPEREVVLHSENGILGMGAAPPVDQQDPDLINAGKEFVTLLPGGSYFHHTDSFMIMRGGHLDVSVLGAFEVAMNGDLANWSTGDMSRLPGVGGAMDLAVGAKKVLVAMTHTDPKGRSKLVARCQYPLTAMSVVDRVYTDLGVFAVAGEGFDVVELAPGVDLTYASERTAAPLHG; from the coding sequence GTGAGCACGCAGACCGGCTGGAGCCGCGATCAGATCGCGCGACGGATCGCAGCGGACATCCCGGACGGCGCCTACGTGAATCTCGGCATCGGGATGCCGACCAAGGTCGCCGACGTCCTGCCACCCGAGCGCGAGGTCGTGCTGCATTCTGAGAACGGGATCCTGGGGATGGGCGCGGCGCCTCCGGTCGATCAGCAGGACCCGGACCTGATCAACGCCGGCAAGGAGTTCGTCACCTTGTTGCCGGGTGGTTCGTACTTCCATCACACCGACTCGTTCATGATCATGCGAGGTGGACATCTCGACGTGTCGGTCTTGGGTGCGTTCGAGGTCGCGATGAACGGCGACCTGGCGAACTGGTCGACCGGTGACATGTCGCGACTGCCTGGCGTGGGCGGTGCGATGGACCTCGCCGTCGGCGCCAAGAAGGTGCTCGTGGCGATGACCCACACCGATCCCAAGGGCCGCAGCAAGCTGGTGGCCAGATGCCAGTACCCGCTGACTGCGATGAGCGTCGTCGACCGCGTCTACACCGATCTCGGCGTGTTCGCGGTCGCCGGGGAGGGCTTCGACGTGGTGGAGCTGGCGCCCGGGGTCGACCTGACGTACGCGAGCGAGCGGACGGCCGCACCGCTGCACGGCTGA